TTCTTCTAGCTGCCGTAAATACCAATGCAAATCTTTACAATAATATTGCAAATTTAAAATAGGATACCCCACAACTTGACCAGGGCAATGATAAGTTACTTCGCCACCGCGTTCAACTCTGTGAACATCGAACTTACAATTATCCGGGTCAAACTTGAGAAAATTTAGATTGCTGCCTTGTCCCAAAGTATAGACAGGCGGATGCTCTAGCAATGTTAACACATCTTCTAAACTAGGTTGAAGAATCCGCTCTTTGAGAAGCGATCGCTGCCATAAAAGCGCATCTGTGTATGGTATCAAACCTGCGTTAAATAACAAACAACGTCTATAAACAGTTTCCATACTACGAATCACGTAAAAAATCAACTGGTTTCTTCACCAAATATATTTCAATTTACAGATGTTGAGTCAAGAAA
The window above is part of the Nodularia spumigena CCY9414 genome. Proteins encoded here:
- the lipB gene encoding lipoyl(octanoyl) transferase LipB; the protein is METVYRRCLLFNAGLIPYTDALLWQRSLLKERILQPSLEDVLTLLEHPPVYTLGQGSNLNFLKFDPDNCKFDVHRVERGGEVTYHCPGQVVGYPILNLQYYCKDLHWYLRQLEEVLIRVLAVYGLTGDRLPGFTGVWLEGRKVAAIGIKVSRWITMHGFAFNVCPDMSGFKQIIPCGIADKPVASLAEWIPGITCEEVRVNIADCFAEVFGVELVETMKD